In one Nicotiana tomentosiformis chromosome 6, ASM39032v3, whole genome shotgun sequence genomic region, the following are encoded:
- the LOC104103097 gene encoding NADH dehydrogenase [ubiquinone] flavoprotein 1, mitochondrial, protein MAPIKGILSLQRTALVLRSSERLGLYGRLFSTQAASTASTPQPTPPPPPPEKTHFGGLKDEDRIFTNLYGLHDPYLKDAMKRGDWYRTKDLVLKGSDWIVNEMKKSGLRGRGGAGFPSGLKWSFMPKTTDGRPSYLVVNADESEPGTCKDREIMRHDPHKLLEGCLIAGVGMRARAAYIYIRGEYVNERKSLEKARKEAYEAGLLGKNACGTGYDFDVYIHFGAGAYICGEETALLESLEGKQGKPRLKPPFPANAGLYGCPTTVTNVETVAVSPTILRRGPEWFASFGRKNNAGTKLFCISGHVNKPCTVEEEMSIPLKELIEKHCGGVRGGWDNLLAVIPGGSSVPLIPKNVCEDVLMDFDALKAVQSGLGTAAVIVMDKSTDIVDAIARLSYFYKHESCGQCTPCREGTGWLWMIMERMKVGNAKLEEIDMLQEVTKQIEGHTICALGDAAAWPVQGLIRHFRPELERRIREHAERELQQAAAA, encoded by the exons ATG GCACCTATAAAGGGCATTCTTTCTCTGCAAAGGACTGCATTAGTACTGCGTTCTAGTGAAAGATTGGGCCTATATGGTAGGTTATTCAGCACCCAGGCTGCATCAACTGCTAGCACCCCCCAACCTACTCCACCACCTCCACCTCCCGAGAAGACTCACTTTGGTGGCCTTAAAGATGAGGATCGTATTTTCACAAATCTCTATGGATTGCATGATCCTTACCTCAAAGATGCCATGAAGCGAGGTGATTGGTACAGAACAAAAGACCTTGTCCTCAAGGGTTCTGACTGGATCGTGAATGAAATGAAGAAATCTGGTCTTCGAGGACGTGGTGGTGCTGGTTTTCCATCTGGTCTCAAATGGTCCTTCATGCCAAAGACAACGGATGGCCGTCCTTCATACCTTGTTGTCAATGCTGATGAAAGTGAACCCGGAACCTGTAAAGACAGGGAAATCATGCGGCACGACCCACACAAATTGTTGGAAGGCTGTCTGATTGCTGGAGTGGGGATGAGGGCTAGAGCTGCTTATATTTATATCAGGGGAGAGTATGTGAATGAAAGGAAGAGCCTTGAGAAGGCTAGGAAAGAAGCCTATGAAGCTGGATTGTTGGGGAAAAATGCTTGTGGAACTGGATATGATTTTGACGTATATATTCATTTTGGTGCCGGTGCCTATATTTGTGGTGAAGAGACAGCTCTTCTGGAGAGCCTTGAGGGGAAACAAGGCAAACCAAGACTGAAGCCTCCATTTCCAGCTAATGCAGGACTTTATGGTTGTCCAACAACTGTTACAAATGTTGAAACAGTTGCTGTTTCACCAACCATCTTAAGGCGTGGGCCAGAGTGGTTTGCTAGTTTTGGCCGGAAGAATAATGCTGGGACAAAGTTGTTTTGCATCTCAGGCCATGTAAACAAGCCCTGCACAGTGGAAGAGGAAATGAGTATTCCCTTGAAGGAGCTGATAGAGAAGCACTGTGGCGGTGTTCGTGGAGGTTGGGACAATTTACTTGCTGTTATACCAGGAGGTTCATCTGTTCCACTGATTCCCAAGAACGTATGTGAGGATGTACTAATGGATTTTGATGCACTCAAAGCTGTGCAGTCAGGGTTGGGGACTGCTGCTGTAATTGTCATGGACAAGTCAACTGATATTGTAGATGCAATTGCAAGGCTCTCGTACTTCTATAAGCACGAGAGCTGTGGTCAATGTACACCATGCAGGGAAGGCACAGGGTGGCTTTGGATGATCATGGAAAGGATGAAGGTTGGTAATGCAAAGTTGGAAGAGATTGACATGCTCCAAGAGGTGACTAAACAGATTGAAGGGCATACCATTTGTGCGTTGGGTGATGCTGCTGCTTGGCCAGTGCAGGGTCTCATTAGGCACTTTAGACCTGAGCTAGAAAGGAGGATCAGGGAGCATGCAGAGAGGGAGCTACAACAGGCTGCTGCTGCTTGA